In one window of Primulina tabacum isolate GXHZ01 chromosome 8, ASM2559414v2, whole genome shotgun sequence DNA:
- the LOC142553730 gene encoding aberrant root formation protein 4 isoform X4 — protein sequence MLAFELPKVVTKLGCVSQRCSEVTKNIIDRFVGRCSPRDMLSIFCEALGSPSELFVIPSYFVPLLVGLAKVLVLIQRRHFEQVNAAVPVVLNILKTFSSTSDYEDTDYGELFRAATDVACSIHTICVKLEGDNFKLHAILGLYVLQLMALVSIGMRSEISRCILLVVQLSEILHSCKLSYSGLITGCEVAKISKLVIVDDGDGGISCFSHVKLGASLAVIWGYKNSEVAMSAKADLTAVKQKLQDHWNSRFEAIGMLKFIFTYADLPLELKTHAIEFLLCIMDGIAPHSYDDHLDYTTYMAAFYVNLQAIEMVIMNAPDTMSRRNAFAAFKKVLSDIPTSVRFDVLRALIKSAGSSSMVAILLDCVKEEMHVGKTDRNSYISFWSPSVLELVEMVLRPLKGGPPSLPEYSDAVLSALNFYRFILITESTGKSNYTGILSKDILQKAYNEWFLPLRAIISFMEAETHRNWDHELASDAVCALNPVELVLYRCIELVEEELKHL from the exons ATGTTGGCGTTCGAGTTGCCGAAGGTCGTGACGAAGCTTGGTTGTGTATCACAAAGGTGTTCTGAGGTTACTAAGAATATTATTGACCGGTTTGTTGGTCGCTGCAGCCCACGTGATATGCTCTCTATTTTTTGCGAG GCATTAGGTTCTCCAAGCGAGTTGTTCGTAATTCCCAGTTACTTTGTACCACTTCTCGTTGGGCTTGCCAAAG TTCTGGTTCTAATTCAGAGGAGGCACTTCGAGCAAGTGAATGCTGCAGTTCCGGTAGTTCTTAATATCTTAAAGACTTTCTCCTCCACATCTGATTATGAAGATACTGATTATGGGGAATTGTTCAGAGCAGCAACTGACGTTGCTTGCTCTATCCATACAATCTGTGTAAAATTG GAAGGTGACAACTTCAAACTCCATGCTATATTGGGCCTCTATGTGTTGCAGCTCATG GCCCTTGTTTCAATTGGAATGAGAAGTGAAATATCGAGATGTATTCTTTTGGTGGTACAGTTATCCGAAATCCTTCATTCTTGCAAATTGTCGTATAGCGGTTTGATAACAGGATGTGAAGTTGCTAAGATCTCTAAACTTGTAATTGTAG ATGATGGTGATGGTGGTATTAGTTGCTTTTCGCATGTCAAACTTGGAGCTTCACTTGCAG TAATTTGGGGATACAAGAATTCTGAGGTTGCCATGTCCGCCAAAGCTGATTTGACTGCTGTCAAACAGAAACTTCAAGATCACTGGAACAGTAGATTTGAAGCGATTGGCATGTTGAAGTTTATATTCACGTATGCTGAtctaccattagaattgaaaacGCATGCTATTGAATTCCTGTTGTGCATCATGGATGGCATTGCACCACACTCTTATGATGACCATCTGGACTACACAACATATATGGCAGCTTTCTATGTCAATTTGCAG GCTATTGAAATGGTCATTATGAATGCTCCAGATACTATGTCAAGAAGAAATGCTTTTGCTGCATTCAAAAAG GTGCTTTCAGACATTCCAACTTCTGTAAGATTTGATGTCTTAAGGGCTTTGATAAAGTCTGCTGGTTCTTCTTCCATG GTTGCGATACTTCTAGATTGTGTTAAAGAGGAAATGCACGTGGGAAAAACTGATAGAAATTCTTATATATCATTTTGGAGTCCATCTGTGCTTGAATTGGTAGAGATGGTTCTCAGACCTCTGAAAGGCGGACCTCCATCCCTTCCTGAGTACAGTGATGCA GTTTTATCTGCCCTTAACTTTTACAGATTTATCTTGATTACAGAGTCAACAG GGAAGTCAAACTACACAGGGATATTGTCCAAGGACATCTTGCAGAAGGCCTACAACGAATGGTTTCTACCTCTGCGTGCTATAATATCGTTTATGGAGGCCGAAACCCATAGAAATTGGGATCATGAATTAGCATCTGATGCAGTATGCGCGCTGAACCCCGTGGAGTTGGTTTTATATCGTTGTATCGAACTCGTAGAAGAGGAGCTGAAACATTTATAA
- the LOC142553730 gene encoding aberrant root formation protein 4 isoform X1, whose amino-acid sequence MNTRICEQLIEAVVNSSSEQAISELANFLDSVSNSIISEVDMEESGKTAFETLEKIHQLVWLPSLNQEVIDMLAFELPKVVTKLGCVSQRCSEVTKNIIDRFVGRCSPRDMLSIFCEALGSPSELFVIPSYFVPLLVGLAKVLVLIQRRHFEQVNAAVPVVLNILKTFSSTSDYEDTDYGELFRAATDVACSIHTICVKLEGDNFKLHAILGLYVLQLMALVSIGMRSEISRCILLVVQLSEILHSCKLSYSGLITGCEVAKISKLVIVDDGDGGISCFSHVKLGASLAVIWGYKNSEVAMSAKADLTAVKQKLQDHWNSRFEAIGMLKFIFTYADLPLELKTHAIEFLLCIMDGIAPHSYDDHLDYTTYMAAFYVNLQAIEMVIMNAPDTMSRRNAFAAFKKVLSDIPTSVRFDVLRALIKSAGSSSMVAILLDCVKEEMHVGKTDRNSYISFWSPSVLELVEMVLRPLKGGPPSLPEYSDAVLSALNFYRFILITESTGKSNYTGILSKDILQKAYNEWFLPLRAIISFMEAETHRNWDHELASDAVCALNPVELVLYRCIELVEEELKHL is encoded by the exons ATGAACACAAGGATTTGTGAG CAGTTGATTGAAGCGGTTGTTAACAGCAGTTCAGAGCAAGCGATATCAGAGCTTGCAAATTTTCTCGACTCAGTCTCCAACTCTATTATATCTGAAGTTGATATGGAGGAATCCGGAAAAACCGCATTTGAAACTCTTGAAAAAATTCATCAACTCGTTTGGTTGCCTTCGCTAAATCAG GAGGTTATTGATATGTTGGCGTTCGAGTTGCCGAAGGTCGTGACGAAGCTTGGTTGTGTATCACAAAGGTGTTCTGAGGTTACTAAGAATATTATTGACCGGTTTGTTGGTCGCTGCAGCCCACGTGATATGCTCTCTATTTTTTGCGAG GCATTAGGTTCTCCAAGCGAGTTGTTCGTAATTCCCAGTTACTTTGTACCACTTCTCGTTGGGCTTGCCAAAG TTCTGGTTCTAATTCAGAGGAGGCACTTCGAGCAAGTGAATGCTGCAGTTCCGGTAGTTCTTAATATCTTAAAGACTTTCTCCTCCACATCTGATTATGAAGATACTGATTATGGGGAATTGTTCAGAGCAGCAACTGACGTTGCTTGCTCTATCCATACAATCTGTGTAAAATTG GAAGGTGACAACTTCAAACTCCATGCTATATTGGGCCTCTATGTGTTGCAGCTCATG GCCCTTGTTTCAATTGGAATGAGAAGTGAAATATCGAGATGTATTCTTTTGGTGGTACAGTTATCCGAAATCCTTCATTCTTGCAAATTGTCGTATAGCGGTTTGATAACAGGATGTGAAGTTGCTAAGATCTCTAAACTTGTAATTGTAG ATGATGGTGATGGTGGTATTAGTTGCTTTTCGCATGTCAAACTTGGAGCTTCACTTGCAG TAATTTGGGGATACAAGAATTCTGAGGTTGCCATGTCCGCCAAAGCTGATTTGACTGCTGTCAAACAGAAACTTCAAGATCACTGGAACAGTAGATTTGAAGCGATTGGCATGTTGAAGTTTATATTCACGTATGCTGAtctaccattagaattgaaaacGCATGCTATTGAATTCCTGTTGTGCATCATGGATGGCATTGCACCACACTCTTATGATGACCATCTGGACTACACAACATATATGGCAGCTTTCTATGTCAATTTGCAG GCTATTGAAATGGTCATTATGAATGCTCCAGATACTATGTCAAGAAGAAATGCTTTTGCTGCATTCAAAAAG GTGCTTTCAGACATTCCAACTTCTGTAAGATTTGATGTCTTAAGGGCTTTGATAAAGTCTGCTGGTTCTTCTTCCATG GTTGCGATACTTCTAGATTGTGTTAAAGAGGAAATGCACGTGGGAAAAACTGATAGAAATTCTTATATATCATTTTGGAGTCCATCTGTGCTTGAATTGGTAGAGATGGTTCTCAGACCTCTGAAAGGCGGACCTCCATCCCTTCCTGAGTACAGTGATGCA GTTTTATCTGCCCTTAACTTTTACAGATTTATCTTGATTACAGAGTCAACAG GGAAGTCAAACTACACAGGGATATTGTCCAAGGACATCTTGCAGAAGGCCTACAACGAATGGTTTCTACCTCTGCGTGCTATAATATCGTTTATGGAGGCCGAAACCCATAGAAATTGGGATCATGAATTAGCATCTGATGCAGTATGCGCGCTGAACCCCGTGGAGTTGGTTTTATATCGTTGTATCGAACTCGTAGAAGAGGAGCTGAAACATTTATAA
- the LOC142553729 gene encoding uncharacterized protein LOC142553729 produces the protein MGKWNRRYLPRKKGRYGQYEEPAPSSSRSYDTQSNSSGIEDNRVPSWEVDYCNSLKIPWYKISASKKYIYCYPTVLNWDDSAGKEAFHNAKQRYWTMINGLPCVNPLPDPDMFIDEIDWNPCLDPKLMTDIETLYFNPDKSHTVDKLETINEEVEHAQLPNDTNQCTNNPWEKDHSHDSPSFKDTLREWKQYHDPWEQGQDKITDSLKDNGWRSGNDSSGWPAWPDNAKPSSQGVAGQQEGWGHRGGGNSNDQEFRNWGNCGYSQSNDWSTGFRERGRRRDDRNGPGIPREEPNCWDQGRFRKGDGCLSFRGGGRKRESSFQSIPNYKSSRYQRL, from the exons ATGGGCAAATGGAATCGGAGATATCTGCCCAGGAAGAAGGGCAGATACGGCCAGTATGAAGAACCCGCACCGTCTTCTTCAAGATCCTACGACACCCAATCAAATTCTTCTG GTATTGAAGATAACCGGGTGCCGTCATGGGAAGTTGATTATTGTAATTCCTTGAAGATTCCATGGTATAAGATTTCGGCTTCCAAAAAGTACATTTACTGTTATCCTACCGTACTAAATTGGGATGATTCTGCTGGAAAAGAAGCATTCCATAACGCGAAACAACGATACTGGACGATGATCAATGGCTTACCCTGTGTTAACCCTTTACCCGACCCTGATATGTTCATTGATGAAATTGATTGGAACCCATGTTTGGATCCTAAACTGATGACAGATATCGAGACCCTTTATTTTAATCCAGATAAATCCCACACGGTTGACAAATTGGAAACCATAAATGAAGAGGTTGAACATGCTCAATTACCAAATGATACAAACCAATGTACTAATAACCCTTGGGAAAAGGATCATTCACACGACTCTCCCAGTTTCAAAGATACATTACGGGAATGGAAGCAGTATCATGATCCTTGGGAACAAGGCCAAGATAAAATTACTGATTCCTTGAAGGATAATGGATGGAGAAGTGGGAATGATTCTTCAGGTTGGCCTGCGTGGCCTGATAATGCCAAGCCTTCTAGTCAAGGTGTGGCTGGACAACAAGAAGGATGGGGACATCGGGGTGGTGGAAATTCTAATGATCAAGAATTCAGGAACTGGGGTAATTGTGGATATTCTCAGTCAAACGACTGGTCTACTGGTTTCCGAGAAAGAGGTCGGAGGAGGGATGATCGGAATGGACCAGGGATACCGAGGGAGGAGCCAAATTGTTGGGATCAAGGCAGATTCAGGAAGGGGGATGGATGTTTGTCGTTTCGTGGTGGTGGCCGGAAGAGGGAAAGTTCGTTCCAGTCTATTCCTAACTATAAGAGCTCCAGGTATCAAAGGTTATAA
- the LOC142553730 gene encoding aberrant root formation protein 4 isoform X3, producing MNTRICEQLIEAVVNSSSEQAISELANFLDSVSNSIISEVDMEESGKTAFETLEKIHQLVWLPSLNQEVIDMLAFELPKVVTKLGCVSQRCSEVTKNIIDRFVGRCSPRDMLSIFCEALGSPSELFVIPSYFVPLLVGLAKVLVLIQRRHFEQVNAAVPVVLNILKTFSSTSDYEDTDYGELFRAATDVACSIHTICVKLALVSIGMRSEISRCILLVVQLSEILHSCKLSYSGLITGCEVAKISKLVIVDDGDGGISCFSHVKLGASLAVIWGYKNSEVAMSAKADLTAVKQKLQDHWNSRFEAIGMLKFIFTYADLPLELKTHAIEFLLCIMDGIAPHSYDDHLDYTTYMAAFYVNLQAIEMVIMNAPDTMSRRNAFAAFKKVLSDIPTSVRFDVLRALIKSAGSSSMVAILLDCVKEEMHVGKTDRNSYISFWSPSVLELVEMVLRPLKGGPPSLPEYSDAVLSALNFYRFILITESTGKSNYTGILSKDILQKAYNEWFLPLRAIISFMEAETHRNWDHELASDAVCALNPVELVLYRCIELVEEELKHL from the exons ATGAACACAAGGATTTGTGAG CAGTTGATTGAAGCGGTTGTTAACAGCAGTTCAGAGCAAGCGATATCAGAGCTTGCAAATTTTCTCGACTCAGTCTCCAACTCTATTATATCTGAAGTTGATATGGAGGAATCCGGAAAAACCGCATTTGAAACTCTTGAAAAAATTCATCAACTCGTTTGGTTGCCTTCGCTAAATCAG GAGGTTATTGATATGTTGGCGTTCGAGTTGCCGAAGGTCGTGACGAAGCTTGGTTGTGTATCACAAAGGTGTTCTGAGGTTACTAAGAATATTATTGACCGGTTTGTTGGTCGCTGCAGCCCACGTGATATGCTCTCTATTTTTTGCGAG GCATTAGGTTCTCCAAGCGAGTTGTTCGTAATTCCCAGTTACTTTGTACCACTTCTCGTTGGGCTTGCCAAAG TTCTGGTTCTAATTCAGAGGAGGCACTTCGAGCAAGTGAATGCTGCAGTTCCGGTAGTTCTTAATATCTTAAAGACTTTCTCCTCCACATCTGATTATGAAGATACTGATTATGGGGAATTGTTCAGAGCAGCAACTGACGTTGCTTGCTCTATCCATACAATCTGTGTAAAATTG GCCCTTGTTTCAATTGGAATGAGAAGTGAAATATCGAGATGTATTCTTTTGGTGGTACAGTTATCCGAAATCCTTCATTCTTGCAAATTGTCGTATAGCGGTTTGATAACAGGATGTGAAGTTGCTAAGATCTCTAAACTTGTAATTGTAG ATGATGGTGATGGTGGTATTAGTTGCTTTTCGCATGTCAAACTTGGAGCTTCACTTGCAG TAATTTGGGGATACAAGAATTCTGAGGTTGCCATGTCCGCCAAAGCTGATTTGACTGCTGTCAAACAGAAACTTCAAGATCACTGGAACAGTAGATTTGAAGCGATTGGCATGTTGAAGTTTATATTCACGTATGCTGAtctaccattagaattgaaaacGCATGCTATTGAATTCCTGTTGTGCATCATGGATGGCATTGCACCACACTCTTATGATGACCATCTGGACTACACAACATATATGGCAGCTTTCTATGTCAATTTGCAG GCTATTGAAATGGTCATTATGAATGCTCCAGATACTATGTCAAGAAGAAATGCTTTTGCTGCATTCAAAAAG GTGCTTTCAGACATTCCAACTTCTGTAAGATTTGATGTCTTAAGGGCTTTGATAAAGTCTGCTGGTTCTTCTTCCATG GTTGCGATACTTCTAGATTGTGTTAAAGAGGAAATGCACGTGGGAAAAACTGATAGAAATTCTTATATATCATTTTGGAGTCCATCTGTGCTTGAATTGGTAGAGATGGTTCTCAGACCTCTGAAAGGCGGACCTCCATCCCTTCCTGAGTACAGTGATGCA GTTTTATCTGCCCTTAACTTTTACAGATTTATCTTGATTACAGAGTCAACAG GGAAGTCAAACTACACAGGGATATTGTCCAAGGACATCTTGCAGAAGGCCTACAACGAATGGTTTCTACCTCTGCGTGCTATAATATCGTTTATGGAGGCCGAAACCCATAGAAATTGGGATCATGAATTAGCATCTGATGCAGTATGCGCGCTGAACCCCGTGGAGTTGGTTTTATATCGTTGTATCGAACTCGTAGAAGAGGAGCTGAAACATTTATAA
- the LOC142553730 gene encoding aberrant root formation protein 4 isoform X2: MNTRICELIEAVVNSSSEQAISELANFLDSVSNSIISEVDMEESGKTAFETLEKIHQLVWLPSLNQEVIDMLAFELPKVVTKLGCVSQRCSEVTKNIIDRFVGRCSPRDMLSIFCEALGSPSELFVIPSYFVPLLVGLAKVLVLIQRRHFEQVNAAVPVVLNILKTFSSTSDYEDTDYGELFRAATDVACSIHTICVKLEGDNFKLHAILGLYVLQLMALVSIGMRSEISRCILLVVQLSEILHSCKLSYSGLITGCEVAKISKLVIVDDGDGGISCFSHVKLGASLAVIWGYKNSEVAMSAKADLTAVKQKLQDHWNSRFEAIGMLKFIFTYADLPLELKTHAIEFLLCIMDGIAPHSYDDHLDYTTYMAAFYVNLQAIEMVIMNAPDTMSRRNAFAAFKKVLSDIPTSVRFDVLRALIKSAGSSSMVAILLDCVKEEMHVGKTDRNSYISFWSPSVLELVEMVLRPLKGGPPSLPEYSDAVLSALNFYRFILITESTGKSNYTGILSKDILQKAYNEWFLPLRAIISFMEAETHRNWDHELASDAVCALNPVELVLYRCIELVEEELKHL; this comes from the exons ATGAACACAAGGATTTGTGAG TTGATTGAAGCGGTTGTTAACAGCAGTTCAGAGCAAGCGATATCAGAGCTTGCAAATTTTCTCGACTCAGTCTCCAACTCTATTATATCTGAAGTTGATATGGAGGAATCCGGAAAAACCGCATTTGAAACTCTTGAAAAAATTCATCAACTCGTTTGGTTGCCTTCGCTAAATCAG GAGGTTATTGATATGTTGGCGTTCGAGTTGCCGAAGGTCGTGACGAAGCTTGGTTGTGTATCACAAAGGTGTTCTGAGGTTACTAAGAATATTATTGACCGGTTTGTTGGTCGCTGCAGCCCACGTGATATGCTCTCTATTTTTTGCGAG GCATTAGGTTCTCCAAGCGAGTTGTTCGTAATTCCCAGTTACTTTGTACCACTTCTCGTTGGGCTTGCCAAAG TTCTGGTTCTAATTCAGAGGAGGCACTTCGAGCAAGTGAATGCTGCAGTTCCGGTAGTTCTTAATATCTTAAAGACTTTCTCCTCCACATCTGATTATGAAGATACTGATTATGGGGAATTGTTCAGAGCAGCAACTGACGTTGCTTGCTCTATCCATACAATCTGTGTAAAATTG GAAGGTGACAACTTCAAACTCCATGCTATATTGGGCCTCTATGTGTTGCAGCTCATG GCCCTTGTTTCAATTGGAATGAGAAGTGAAATATCGAGATGTATTCTTTTGGTGGTACAGTTATCCGAAATCCTTCATTCTTGCAAATTGTCGTATAGCGGTTTGATAACAGGATGTGAAGTTGCTAAGATCTCTAAACTTGTAATTGTAG ATGATGGTGATGGTGGTATTAGTTGCTTTTCGCATGTCAAACTTGGAGCTTCACTTGCAG TAATTTGGGGATACAAGAATTCTGAGGTTGCCATGTCCGCCAAAGCTGATTTGACTGCTGTCAAACAGAAACTTCAAGATCACTGGAACAGTAGATTTGAAGCGATTGGCATGTTGAAGTTTATATTCACGTATGCTGAtctaccattagaattgaaaacGCATGCTATTGAATTCCTGTTGTGCATCATGGATGGCATTGCACCACACTCTTATGATGACCATCTGGACTACACAACATATATGGCAGCTTTCTATGTCAATTTGCAG GCTATTGAAATGGTCATTATGAATGCTCCAGATACTATGTCAAGAAGAAATGCTTTTGCTGCATTCAAAAAG GTGCTTTCAGACATTCCAACTTCTGTAAGATTTGATGTCTTAAGGGCTTTGATAAAGTCTGCTGGTTCTTCTTCCATG GTTGCGATACTTCTAGATTGTGTTAAAGAGGAAATGCACGTGGGAAAAACTGATAGAAATTCTTATATATCATTTTGGAGTCCATCTGTGCTTGAATTGGTAGAGATGGTTCTCAGACCTCTGAAAGGCGGACCTCCATCCCTTCCTGAGTACAGTGATGCA GTTTTATCTGCCCTTAACTTTTACAGATTTATCTTGATTACAGAGTCAACAG GGAAGTCAAACTACACAGGGATATTGTCCAAGGACATCTTGCAGAAGGCCTACAACGAATGGTTTCTACCTCTGCGTGCTATAATATCGTTTATGGAGGCCGAAACCCATAGAAATTGGGATCATGAATTAGCATCTGATGCAGTATGCGCGCTGAACCCCGTGGAGTTGGTTTTATATCGTTGTATCGAACTCGTAGAAGAGGAGCTGAAACATTTATAA